In the Azospirillum ramasamyi genome, one interval contains:
- a CDS encoding PAS domain-containing protein, protein MLARRERQHDLLARFGTSALKSTDIGTLLQEATSLCADGLGAELCKALEWMQDTDGDGTTGGRLLVRAGVGWRPGVVGRRTVGADLASPAGYALRTGEAVISNDLGSESRFRCPDLLAEHGVRSAINVIIRGEGDPFGVLEVDSRQKGRFDAADAAFLQGFANLLGGAIDRARDAAERRRTEALLRENEEQFRSLADLIPQLTWMADAGGAIYWYNQRWYDFTGTKPGETEGWNWRIVHHPDHVDRASDGFFRSIRAEEPWEDTFPLRRHDGEYRWFLSRAVPVRGPGGRILRWLGTNTDVTEQRRAEARVMEAERRLQLALNAARIGAWSWNLDEDRIEADARLREIFDFTAEFPTDRPLRGSDVTGRVHPDDQPHIRQIIETARRERGEYDAEFRILLPSGETRWAVARGIVTDSTPERSPSLIGVTWDTTDRKRAEDRLRVSEERFRSLVEATAAIVWSTSETGRFTAPQPSWSAFTGQSFEELKGTGWIDAIHPDDRPHTAEAWRAARAGRTVYKAEHRLRRHDGVYRDMLVRAVPLLDGNGAVQEWVGVHTDITTRRRAEEALRETEERYRLAAQATNDAIWDWNLSSDRIHWNEAVRTLFGYGEDAAETAAAWWMDHIHPDDQDHVVTGIHAVIDGGGTRWNDEYRFRRADGSYASILDRGFVLRNAIGQPMRMIGAMQDISTRKRAEEELEAARLAAEEANRAKSLFIANMSHELRTPLSAVIGYTEMLEEELADLGVDSMLPDLEKIEANARHLLNLINGVLDISKIEAGKMEVHGEDAGIAELTREVAATVEALVEKKGNRLAVQVAGGLGRMHTDVVKVRQCLFNLLSNAAKFTENGTVTLSVERAAADTGPADGIMAAGEMEAGDMAAAEMAAGDMVIFRVTDTGIGMSPEQVRRLFERFMQADSSTTRRFGGTGLGLAITKAFAEMLGGDIAVETASGKGTSFILRLPADLRHGQAHRHTDPSPVTVDGTAASPSARETILIIDDEQAMRELLARFLHREGFGVALAADGQTGLSIARQIRPRAILLDVMMPRTDGWSVLSLLKAEPDLADIPVIIISSRREKGLALSLGAADYFTKPVDWQRLHRVLSGLCGQAPGTALVLMEADETRALLRAALGRDGWKVREAETEEEAFRRLDTPRPTVILLDPFMDGLDGFAFLKALSRNPDWSGIPVIVMAPQAIGGTEAEELRGRVRDIIPVTEDGSKEMIEELKDAIARLRPASTMMEVAAAATGGTGGTDG, encoded by the coding sequence GTGCTGGCCCGCAGGGAAAGGCAGCATGATCTGCTGGCCCGCTTCGGCACGTCCGCCCTGAAAAGCACGGACATCGGCACGCTGCTGCAGGAAGCCACCAGCCTGTGTGCCGACGGGCTGGGAGCCGAGCTGTGCAAGGCCCTGGAATGGATGCAGGACACCGACGGCGACGGGACGACCGGAGGCCGCCTGCTGGTCCGCGCGGGCGTCGGCTGGCGCCCCGGCGTCGTCGGACGCCGGACGGTGGGCGCCGACCTCGCCTCCCCCGCCGGCTACGCGCTGCGAACCGGCGAGGCCGTCATCTCCAACGATCTCGGCAGCGAATCCCGCTTCCGCTGCCCGGACCTCCTGGCCGAACATGGGGTGAGGAGCGCCATCAACGTGATCATCCGCGGCGAAGGCGATCCCTTCGGCGTGCTGGAGGTCGACAGCCGGCAGAAGGGGCGCTTCGACGCCGCCGACGCCGCCTTTCTCCAGGGCTTCGCCAACCTGCTGGGCGGGGCCATCGACCGCGCCCGCGACGCGGCGGAGCGCCGGAGGACGGAAGCCCTGCTGCGCGAGAACGAAGAGCAGTTCCGCAGCCTCGCCGACCTGATCCCGCAGCTGACCTGGATGGCCGACGCCGGCGGCGCGATCTATTGGTACAATCAACGCTGGTACGATTTCACCGGTACCAAGCCGGGGGAGACGGAGGGCTGGAACTGGCGCATCGTCCACCACCCCGACCATGTCGACCGTGCCTCGGACGGATTCTTCCGCTCGATCCGGGCGGAAGAGCCATGGGAGGACACCTTCCCGCTGCGCCGGCACGACGGCGAATACCGCTGGTTCCTGTCGCGGGCCGTGCCGGTGCGCGGTCCCGGCGGTCGGATCCTGCGCTGGCTCGGCACCAACACCGACGTGACCGAGCAGCGCCGGGCCGAAGCCCGCGTGATGGAGGCTGAACGGCGGCTGCAACTGGCGCTCAACGCCGCGAGGATCGGCGCATGGTCGTGGAATCTGGACGAGGACCGCATCGAGGCCGACGCCCGCCTGCGCGAGATCTTCGATTTCACCGCGGAGTTCCCGACCGACCGACCGCTCCGCGGATCGGACGTGACCGGCCGCGTCCATCCCGACGACCAGCCCCACATCCGGCAGATCATCGAAACCGCCCGGCGGGAACGCGGCGAATATGACGCCGAGTTCCGCATCCTCCTGCCGTCGGGCGAAACCCGCTGGGCGGTGGCGCGCGGCATCGTGACCGACAGCACGCCCGAGCGCAGCCCGAGCCTGATCGGCGTCACCTGGGACACCACCGACCGCAAGCGGGCCGAAGACCGGCTGCGCGTCAGCGAGGAGCGGTTCCGCTCGCTGGTGGAGGCCACCGCCGCCATCGTCTGGAGCACGTCGGAAACCGGGCGTTTCACCGCGCCGCAGCCGAGTTGGAGCGCCTTTACCGGCCAGAGTTTCGAGGAGTTGAAGGGCACCGGCTGGATCGACGCCATCCACCCCGATGACCGCCCCCACACGGCGGAGGCGTGGCGCGCGGCGCGGGCGGGACGGACCGTCTACAAGGCCGAACACCGGCTGCGCCGCCACGACGGCGTCTACCGCGACATGCTGGTCCGCGCCGTCCCGCTGCTGGACGGCAACGGCGCCGTGCAGGAATGGGTCGGCGTCCACACCGACATCACCACCCGCCGCCGCGCCGAGGAGGCGCTGCGCGAGACGGAGGAGCGTTACCGGCTTGCTGCGCAGGCGACCAACGACGCCATCTGGGATTGGAACCTGTCGTCGGACCGCATCCACTGGAACGAGGCGGTGCGCACCCTCTTCGGCTATGGCGAGGATGCGGCGGAAACCGCCGCCGCCTGGTGGATGGACCATATCCACCCCGACGACCAGGACCATGTGGTGACCGGCATCCATGCGGTGATCGACGGCGGCGGCACCCGCTGGAACGATGAATACCGTTTCCGCCGGGCCGACGGCAGCTATGCCAGCATCCTCGACCGCGGCTTCGTCCTGCGCAACGCCATCGGACAGCCGATGCGCATGATCGGCGCCATGCAGGACATCAGCACGCGCAAGCGGGCGGAGGAGGAGTTGGAGGCCGCCCGCCTCGCCGCGGAGGAGGCCAACCGGGCCAAGAGCCTGTTCATCGCCAACATGAGCCATGAACTGCGCACGCCCCTGAGCGCCGTCATCGGCTACACCGAGATGCTGGAGGAGGAACTCGCCGACCTCGGCGTCGACAGCATGCTGCCCGACCTGGAAAAGATCGAGGCCAACGCCCGCCATCTGCTGAACCTCATCAACGGCGTCCTCGACATCTCCAAGATCGAGGCCGGCAAGATGGAGGTGCATGGCGAGGACGCCGGTATCGCCGAGTTGACCCGCGAGGTCGCCGCGACGGTGGAAGCCCTGGTGGAGAAGAAAGGCAACCGGCTGGCGGTGCAAGTGGCGGGCGGGCTCGGCCGCATGCACACCGACGTGGTGAAGGTTCGGCAATGCCTGTTCAACCTGCTGAGCAACGCCGCCAAATTCACCGAGAACGGCACCGTCACCCTGTCGGTCGAGCGCGCCGCGGCGGACACCGGCCCGGCAGACGGCATCATGGCGGCCGGAGAGATGGAAGCAGGGGACATGGCAGCGGCAGAGATGGCGGCGGGAGACATGGTGATCTTCCGCGTCACCGATACCGGCATCGGCATGTCGCCGGAGCAGGTCCGCCGGCTGTTCGAGCGCTTCATGCAGGCCGACAGCTCGACCACGCGCCGTTTCGGCGGGACCGGGCTGGGGCTGGCGATCACCAAGGCCTTCGCCGAGATGCTGGGCGGAGACATCGCGGTCGAGACGGCCTCCGGCAAGGGCACCAGCTTCATCCTGCGGCTGCCCGCCGACCTGCGGCACGGCCAGGCGCACCGCCACACCGATCCTTCACCGGTAACGGTTGACGGGACCGCGGCGTCGCCGTCCGCCCGCGAGACGATCCTGATCATCGACGACGAACAGGCGATGCGCGAACTGCTCGCCCGCTTCCTGCACCGCGAGGGCTTCGGGGTGGCGCTGGCGGCGGATGGACAGACAGGCCTGTCGATCGCCCGGCAGATCCGCCCGCGCGCCATCCTGCTCGACGTGATGATGCCGCGGACCGACGGCTGGTCGGTGCTGTCGCTGCTGAAGGCGGAGCCCGATCTGGCCGACATCCCCGTCATCATCATCTCTTCCCGCCGCGAAAAGGGGCTGGCCCTGTCGCTGGGGGCCGCCGACTATTTCACCAAGCCGGTGGACTGGCAGCGCCTGCACCGCGTGCTGAGCGGCCTCTGCGGACAGGCTCCGGGCACCGCGCTCGTTCTGATGGAAGCCGACGAGACCCGCGCCCTTCTGCGGGCGGCGCTGGGCCGCGACGGCTGGAAAGTCCGGGAGGCCGAGACGGAGGAGGAAGCGTTCCGCCGGCTCGACACCCCCCGGCCGACCGTGATCCTGCTGGACCCCTTCATGGACGGCCTGGACGGCTTCGCCTTCCTCAAGGCGCTGAGCCGCAATCCGGACTGGAGCGGCATCCCCGTCATCGTCATGGCCCCCCAGGCGATCGGCGGCACCGAGGCCGAAGAGTTGCGCGGCCGCGTCCGCGACATCATCCCGGTGACGGAGGATGGATCGAAGGAAATGATCGAAGAGCTGAAGGACGCGATCGCGCGCCTGCGGCCGGCCTCGACCATGATGGAGGTTGCCGCCGCCGCAACGGGAGGAACGGGAGGAACCGATGGCTAA
- the rpoZ gene encoding DNA-directed RNA polymerase subunit omega has translation MARVTVEDCVLLVPNRFDLVMVAAQRARQISSGAPLAIDRDNDKNPVVALREIAEEKLSLPDLRDTLIRGHQKTVEADEPEEEIVDLMADENSWMHTTDNSLADDDAMSDAEEITEDDDIASEMERNPGAAFDMTEGDVVAEDDEDDEVDP, from the coding sequence ATGGCCCGTGTCACCGTCGAAGATTGCGTCCTACTGGTTCCCAACCGATTCGATCTGGTCATGGTGGCGGCGCAGCGCGCCCGCCAGATCTCCAGCGGAGCGCCGCTGGCGATCGACCGCGACAATGACAAGAACCCAGTGGTCGCCCTGCGCGAGATCGCGGAGGAGAAGCTGTCCCTGCCCGATCTGCGCGATACCCTGATCCGCGGCCATCAGAAGACGGTCGAGGCCGACGAGCCCGAAGAGGAGATCGTCGACCTGATGGCGGACGAAAACAGCTGGATGCACACCACCGACAACTCGCTTGCCGACGACGACGCCATGAGCGACGCGGAGGAAATCACCGAGGACGACGATATCGCCTCCGAAATGGAGCGTAATCCGGGTGCCGCCTTCGACATGACCGAGGGCGACGTGGTCGCCGAAGACGACGAAGACGACGAGGTCGATCCGTGA
- the fdhD gene encoding formate dehydrogenase accessory sulfurtransferase FdhD, translating into MDHATVWAPPTSAPLSPAQPRSRHGVRLVPATVCTGSDIDDREEQIIDEVPVGLVYAGTLFAVMLATPTDLEDFATGFSLSEGIVGSADELAITAIDELTDGVRLRMQLPVERLAALLRRKRNLTGGSGCGRCGTDSFAETLRPLDPIRSAARIAPDAIRRAVAALPPEQTLNRQTGAVHAAGFALPDGQLLLVREDVGRHNALDKLIGALARAGIDPACGFVVVSSRCSFEMVHKTAAVGIPLIAAISAPTSLCVGFAETVGVGVVAYVRDGRFTVYAVPSRVATLA; encoded by the coding sequence ATGGATCATGCAACCGTCTGGGCGCCGCCGACCTCCGCGCCGCTTTCCCCGGCGCAGCCGCGCTCTCGGCACGGCGTCCGGCTGGTGCCGGCGACGGTCTGCACCGGATCGGACATCGACGACCGCGAGGAGCAGATCATCGACGAGGTGCCGGTCGGGCTGGTCTATGCCGGAACTCTCTTCGCCGTGATGCTGGCGACCCCGACTGACCTGGAGGATTTCGCCACCGGCTTCTCGCTCAGCGAGGGGATCGTCGGCAGCGCCGACGAACTGGCGATCACCGCCATCGACGAGTTGACGGACGGGGTGCGCCTGCGCATGCAACTCCCGGTGGAGAGGCTTGCGGCGCTGTTGCGGCGCAAGCGCAACCTGACGGGCGGCTCCGGCTGCGGCCGTTGCGGCACCGACAGCTTCGCGGAGACGCTGCGGCCTCTCGATCCCATCCGCTCCGCCGCCCGCATCGCGCCCGACGCCATCCGCCGAGCCGTGGCGGCCCTGCCGCCGGAGCAGACCCTGAACCGGCAGACCGGCGCCGTCCATGCCGCCGGCTTCGCCCTTCCCGATGGGCAATTGCTGCTCGTGCGCGAGGATGTCGGGCGGCATAATGCGCTCGACAAGCTGATCGGCGCGCTGGCCCGCGCCGGCATCGACCCGGCCTGCGGCTTCGTCGTGGTGTCGAGCCGCTGTTCCTTCGAGATGGTCCACAAGACCGCCGCCGTCGGCATTCCGCTGATCGCCGCCATTTCCGCACCGACGTCGCTCTGCGTCGGCTTTGCCGAGACGGTGGGGGTGGGCGTGGTCGCCTATGTGCGCGACGGCCGTTTCACCGTCTATGCCGTGCCCTCCCGCGTCGCCACGCTCGCCTGA